In one Bacillus sp. Marseille-P3661 genomic region, the following are encoded:
- a CDS encoding FadR/GntR family transcriptional regulator → MGNNSDIKINSVKRQTLSKQVIDEIIDLLLKRRFNPGDSLPSEMELMKMLGVSRPVIREALSSLETLGIITRKTREGSHFAKQIGSEPFSLMLALSAGNANAIMETRISIETGMVALAAEKISDDDLLKLEEVLKQFKNADDTTEADRQFHLIIASSASNPILLGFIDPLLEMFDKTIKLVSLEDRDRNETYKQHVAIYDALKNRDPEAAMAAMFQHLDFVRKRIIKTS, encoded by the coding sequence ATGGGAAATAATTCCGATATTAAAATAAATTCTGTAAAACGGCAGACCTTATCAAAACAGGTAATTGACGAAATTATTGATTTATTATTAAAAAGAAGATTTAATCCAGGTGATAGTTTGCCTTCAGAAATGGAACTAATGAAAATGCTAGGCGTAAGTAGACCAGTTATTCGAGAAGCGCTAAGTTCCCTAGAAACACTGGGGATTATAACCCGCAAAACTAGAGAAGGAAGTCATTTTGCAAAGCAAATAGGAAGTGAGCCGTTCTCGTTAATGCTAGCACTTTCAGCTGGTAATGCAAATGCAATCATGGAAACGAGGATATCGATAGAAACAGGTATGGTTGCATTAGCTGCTGAGAAAATTTCTGATGACGATTTGTTAAAGCTTGAAGAGGTATTAAAGCAATTTAAAAATGCAGACGATACCACGGAAGCGGATCGTCAATTTCATCTTATAATAGCTTCAAGCGCAAGCAATCCGATCTTATTGGGGTTTATTGACCCTCTATTAGAAATGTTTGATAAAACAATTAAGCTGGTATCGTTAGAGGACCGGGATCGTAATGAGACATATAAGCAGCATGTAGCTATTTATGATGCATTAAAAAATAGAGACCCTGAAGCCGCAATGGCTGCCATGTTTCAGCACTTAGATTTTGTAAGAAAACGAATTATTAAAACTAGCTAA
- the gudD gene encoding glucarate dehydratase: MESAMKIKHDTPTIVEMSVIPVAGNDSMLLNLSGAHGPYFTRNVVILKDNSGNVGVGEVPGGEGIRKTLEDAKSLLIGASIGNYNNILNQVRKLFAGRDAAGRGLQTFDLRITIHAVTALEAALLDLLGKYLQVPVAALLGEGQQRTEVEMLGYLFYIGDRRKTDLAYLSDQDAENDWFRLRHEEALTPEAVVRLAEAAYERYGFHDFKLKGGVLRGEEEIEAVTALAKRFPDARITLDPNGAWSLEEAIRLCKDQHHVLAYAEDPCGAEGGFSAREVMSEFRKATGLPTATNMIATDWRQMGHAVQLHAVDIPLADPHFWTMQGSVRVAQMCADWGLTWGSHSNNHFDISLAMFTHVAAAAPGEITAIDTHWIWQDGQQLTKDPLQIVDGKIKVPEKPGLGIEVDMDKIQQAHEVYKKMGLGARDDSIAMQYLIPGWKFDNKRPCLVR, encoded by the coding sequence ATGGAATCAGCTATGAAAATAAAACACGATACACCTACAATTGTGGAGATGTCAGTTATACCCGTTGCGGGTAATGATAGCATGCTATTAAATTTAAGTGGGGCACATGGACCGTATTTTACAAGAAATGTAGTTATCTTAAAAGATAACAGCGGGAACGTTGGGGTTGGCGAGGTTCCTGGTGGTGAAGGAATCAGAAAAACATTAGAAGATGCGAAGTCATTATTAATAGGTGCATCAATTGGAAATTATAATAATATTTTGAATCAGGTTAGGAAACTATTTGCTGGCCGAGATGCAGCTGGGCGAGGCTTACAAACCTTTGATCTACGCATTACGATTCATGCGGTTACAGCATTAGAAGCTGCATTACTAGATTTATTGGGGAAATATCTTCAGGTGCCTGTTGCTGCTCTATTAGGTGAAGGTCAACAACGAACAGAAGTTGAAATGCTTGGATATTTATTCTATATAGGCGATCGCCGCAAAACAGATCTTGCCTATTTAAGTGATCAGGATGCAGAAAATGATTGGTTCCGTTTACGTCATGAAGAGGCTTTAACACCTGAGGCAGTCGTTCGCCTTGCGGAAGCAGCTTATGAGCGTTATGGGTTTCATGATTTCAAATTAAAAGGTGGCGTTTTACGTGGTGAAGAGGAAATTGAGGCAGTGACAGCGTTGGCCAAACGTTTCCCTGATGCCCGTATTACATTAGATCCAAACGGTGCATGGTCGCTAGAAGAAGCAATCCGACTTTGTAAGGATCAACATCATGTTTTAGCATATGCCGAGGATCCTTGTGGAGCAGAGGGAGGATTTTCAGCCCGTGAGGTCATGTCCGAGTTTAGGAAAGCAACCGGCTTACCAACTGCAACAAATATGATTGCGACTGATTGGCGTCAGATGGGCCACGCTGTTCAGCTGCATGCTGTAGATATTCCGCTTGCAGATCCACATTTCTGGACAATGCAAGGTTCTGTACGTGTTGCTCAAATGTGTGCCGATTGGGGCTTAACATGGGGTTCGCATTCTAATAATCACTTTGATATTTCTTTAGCGATGTTTACACATGTGGCAGCGGCTGCTCCAGGGGAAATCACAGCAATCGATACACATTGGATCTGGCAGGATGGCCAACAGTTGACAAAGGATCCTTTACAAATTGTCGATGGAAAAATTAAAGTTCCTGAAAAGCCAGGTCTAGGGATTGAAGTAGATATGGACAAAATTCAACAAGCTCATGAGGTTTATAAGAAAATGGGGTTAGGTGCGAGAGATGACTCGATTGCTATG
- the gucD gene encoding alpha-ketoglutaric semialdehyde dehydrogenase GucD: protein MALQTEKKSYLNYINGNWVASSTNEVVKNSNPANIDDVVGFVQQSTKEDLNCAVSAAKNAQKSWGKLSGDSRGKYLYKVADILESRLDEVAETMTREMGKTLPEAKGETARGIAILRYYAGEGLRSVGDVIPSTDPSALMFTTRAPLGVVGVITPWNFPVAIPIWKIAPALIYGNSVVIKPATETAITCAKVLECFADAGLPAGVINMVTGAGSIIGQGLADHPDVNGITFTGSSGVGKQIGQTVLARGGKYQLEMGGKNPVIVAADADIDLAVEATISGGLRSTGQKCTATSRVIVEEDVYDEFKEKLIEKVKEIKVGNGTQDGVWMGPSASESQLNTVLYYIQKGKEEGAALLTGGNRLSGEEYDKGYFIEPTVFENVTKDMTLAQEEIFGPVLALMKAESLEGALELANDVPFGLSASIFTTNIQKMLSFINEMDAGLIRINAESAGVELQAPFGGMKQSSSHSREQGQAAKEFFTSIKTVFVK, encoded by the coding sequence ATGGCGTTACAAACTGAAAAAAAATCGTACTTGAACTATATAAATGGTAACTGGGTTGCTTCAAGTACAAACGAGGTAGTTAAAAATAGTAATCCTGCAAATATCGATGACGTCGTTGGTTTTGTCCAGCAATCCACAAAAGAAGATTTAAATTGTGCAGTCTCTGCAGCTAAAAATGCACAAAAGTCTTGGGGGAAATTATCTGGTGACTCCCGAGGAAAGTACCTTTATAAGGTAGCAGATATCCTTGAAAGTAGATTAGATGAAGTTGCAGAAACAATGACAAGAGAAATGGGTAAAACCCTGCCTGAGGCGAAAGGTGAAACTGCTCGTGGAATAGCAATTCTTCGTTATTATGCTGGTGAGGGCTTAAGAAGTGTTGGCGATGTGATACCTTCGACAGATCCTAGTGCCTTAATGTTTACAACAAGAGCACCATTAGGGGTTGTTGGTGTAATTACGCCTTGGAACTTTCCAGTTGCAATTCCTATTTGGAAAATAGCGCCAGCTTTAATATATGGGAATTCCGTTGTCATTAAGCCAGCTACAGAAACAGCGATTACATGTGCAAAGGTTCTCGAATGCTTTGCGGATGCAGGTTTACCAGCAGGTGTTATTAATATGGTAACTGGTGCGGGTTCAATTATTGGTCAGGGATTGGCAGACCATCCAGATGTAAACGGAATTACATTTACTGGATCAAGTGGCGTTGGTAAGCAAATCGGACAAACTGTGCTTGCTCGAGGTGGAAAATATCAGCTTGAAATGGGCGGAAAGAATCCTGTTATTGTAGCTGCAGATGCTGATATTGATCTTGCAGTTGAAGCGACAATCAGCGGAGGCTTACGTTCAACTGGTCAAAAATGTACAGCAACAAGCCGTGTCATTGTTGAAGAGGACGTATATGACGAATTTAAGGAAAAGCTGATTGAAAAGGTAAAGGAAATTAAAGTTGGTAATGGTACTCAGGATGGAGTTTGGATGGGACCAAGTGCTAGTGAAAGTCAATTAAATACAGTGCTTTATTATATTCAAAAAGGAAAAGAGGAAGGTGCAGCCCTTCTTACAGGTGGTAATAGACTATCAGGTGAAGAGTATGATAAAGGCTATTTTATTGAACCAACTGTATTTGAAAATGTCACAAAGGATATGACGCTTGCCCAAGAAGAAATCTTCGGACCAGTTCTAGCACTAATGAAAGCGGAATCACTTGAAGGCGCTTTAGAACTTGCGAATGATGTTCCATTTGGATTAAGTGCGTCAATCTTCACTACTAATATCCAAAAAATGCTCTCATTTATAAATGAAATGGATGCAGGGTTAATTAGAATTAATGCCGAAAGTGCTGGAGTTGAATTACAAGCACCATTTGGTGGTATGAAACAATCAAGCTCACATTCACGTGAACAAGGACAGGCAGCCAAAGAATTCTTTACTTCTATTAAAACTGTTTTTGTGAAGTAA
- a CDS encoding tripartite tricarboxylate transporter permease produces the protein MDLLEFLSPMTILFCFLGVLVGIIFGAIPGMTATMAIAIFLPITYSLDIIDSIALLLGLYVGGISGGLVPATLINIPGTPSSLCTTFDGYPMTQKGEGEKALKIGITASLIGGVISLVVLYLFTPILASVAIKFSSVEKFLIIVFALTVIASISKGSLLGGIFSGLFGVYLSLIGTFADNHEMRLVPSFLEEELIYGFSLLPVLIGLFAITQILEEAEDGMKVSAHQSIKFEKNKKNRFSFKIFKGQTINTIRSSIIGTFIGVLPGLGGSAASITAYSTTKNFSKHPEKLGTGEPEGLIASEASNNGLTGGALVPLLSLGIPGDSTTAVLVGAFLLQGIQVGPLFISSNPELWDGIIYSLIIANIFMFIMMFFSIKYFAKIIYIPKSVIYPIIIVMCVVGSYAINNGVLFDVWTLILFGFAGYLFVKIGIQVIPFLIGFILGADLEKYFIDSLKSSSGDLTIFFTKGPIALVIWALIAGSLIYAFLDYRKTKKIDDQPVNNAI, from the coding sequence ATGGATTTACTTGAGTTTTTATCACCAATGACAATCCTGTTTTGTTTTCTAGGTGTTCTTGTAGGAATCATTTTTGGAGCTATTCCAGGGATGACAGCTACGATGGCGATCGCTATTTTTCTACCAATTACGTATTCGTTAGACATTATTGATTCTATCGCTTTATTACTAGGTTTATACGTTGGAGGAATTAGTGGTGGATTAGTACCGGCTACCTTAATAAATATTCCTGGAACTCCTTCTTCACTGTGTACGACATTTGATGGATATCCTATGACACAAAAAGGTGAAGGCGAAAAGGCACTGAAAATTGGAATAACCGCTTCATTAATAGGTGGTGTAATTAGTTTAGTTGTTTTATATCTTTTCACTCCTATTCTTGCATCTGTGGCAATTAAATTCTCATCAGTTGAAAAGTTTTTAATTATTGTATTTGCATTGACAGTTATTGCTTCAATATCAAAAGGAAGTTTACTTGGAGGCATTTTTAGTGGTTTATTCGGTGTCTATCTAAGCTTAATTGGAACGTTTGCCGATAATCACGAAATGAGACTTGTTCCTTCATTCTTGGAAGAAGAATTAATTTATGGTTTTTCACTTCTGCCAGTTTTAATTGGGCTATTTGCAATCACACAAATATTAGAAGAAGCAGAAGATGGGATGAAGGTTTCAGCACATCAATCTATTAAATTCGAAAAAAATAAGAAAAATAGGTTTTCTTTCAAAATATTTAAGGGACAAACCATTAATACCATTCGTTCTTCAATAATTGGGACATTTATAGGTGTTCTCCCTGGACTTGGTGGGAGTGCCGCTTCGATTACAGCTTACTCTACAACAAAAAATTTCTCGAAACATCCAGAAAAGTTAGGGACTGGGGAACCTGAAGGACTTATTGCGAGTGAAGCATCTAACAATGGCTTAACTGGCGGTGCATTAGTTCCATTATTATCTTTAGGTATTCCTGGAGACAGTACAACAGCTGTCTTAGTCGGAGCGTTTTTGTTACAAGGAATTCAAGTGGGACCTTTATTCATTAGTTCTAACCCAGAATTATGGGATGGAATCATTTACTCTTTAATTATCGCTAATATCTTTATGTTTATAATGATGTTCTTCTCGATTAAGTACTTTGCAAAAATTATTTATATACCGAAGTCTGTTATTTATCCAATTATTATTGTGATGTGTGTAGTTGGTTCATACGCTATTAATAATGGGGTATTATTCGATGTTTGGACACTAATACTATTTGGTTTTGCTGGTTATCTATTTGTGAAAATTGGCATTCAGGTAATCCCGTTTTTAATTGGCTTTATTTTAGGAGCAGACCTTGAAAAGTATTTTATCGATAGTTTAAAAAGCAGTAGCGGTGATCTAACGATTTTCTTTACAAAAGGGCCAATTGCCCTTGTGATTTGGGCATTAATTGCTGGATCACTAATCTATGCCTTTCTTGATTATCGCAAAACGAAAAAGATAGACGATCAACCTGTAAATAATGCTATATAA
- a CDS encoding tripartite tricarboxylate transporter TctB family protein: MKDLLTIEMTYSEYHLIFPKIISTILIFLLILIVLTNVRKRIKQGKFKFQPRFFKEDYDKLKFFGTIVLLIVYVSSLEIIGFLAASILFMFLIMLLFIGNFKRKTIIVSIANSVTTSVVIWYLFGTVFNITLP, from the coding sequence TTGAAAGACCTCTTAACAATTGAAATGACCTATAGTGAATACCATCTAATCTTTCCTAAAATAATTTCAACCATCCTTATCTTTTTATTAATACTAATAGTTTTAACGAATGTAAGAAAAAGAATAAAGCAAGGAAAGTTTAAATTCCAACCAAGGTTCTTTAAGGAAGACTACGATAAGTTAAAATTTTTTGGAACGATTGTATTACTGATTGTTTATGTTTCTTCACTTGAGATAATTGGGTTTTTAGCTGCTAGTATTCTTTTTATGTTTTTAATCATGCTTTTATTTATCGGAAACTTCAAAAGAAAAACAATCATTGTCTCTATAGCAAATTCAGTTACTACTTCTGTTGTTATTTGGTATTTATTTGGAACAGTATTTAATATTACTTTACCGTAA
- a CDS encoding IS1182 family transposase, translating into MFNTRKNTQNEVEFVSIEDLVPEDHLLRKIDKYIDFSFIPERVRPYYCEDNGRPSLDPLILFKMMFIGYIYGIRSERQLEREIQMNIAYRWFLGLKLTDPVPHHSTISWNRRMRFKDTDIFQEIFDESVMQAINHKMVGGRVLFTDSTHLKANANKHKFIKEEVEVETREYVEELNKAIEEDRVKHGKKPLKEKEEVNETKEIRKSTTDPDCGFMSRDNKQEMFCYLDHRTTDIKYNIITDAFVTPGNVHDSVPYLKRLDRQISRFDFNVEAVALDSGYLTNPICKGLFDREIFGVIAHRRYQPTRGLFQKWKFTYDADTDVYVCPNGEQLNYRTTTREGYREYKSDSKKCTNCPLLQQCTRSKNKQKVVTRHVWEEHKEKVRLNRLSSGGKILYKYRKETVERSFADSKELHGLRYCRLRGIKNASEQVLLTAACQNMKKIANHLAKLG; encoded by the coding sequence ATGTTTAACACTAGAAAAAATACTCAAAACGAAGTTGAATTTGTATCTATCGAAGACCTTGTCCCTGAAGATCATCTATTAAGAAAAATCGATAAGTACATAGACTTTTCATTTATTCCAGAAAGAGTTCGACCGTACTATTGCGAAGATAATGGACGTCCTTCGTTGGATCCACTTATTTTATTTAAGATGATGTTTATTGGTTATATTTACGGTATCCGTTCAGAAAGACAACTTGAACGTGAAATACAAATGAACATTGCTTACCGCTGGTTTCTTGGTCTTAAATTAACTGATCCAGTGCCACACCACTCCACTATTAGTTGGAACCGTCGAATGCGTTTTAAAGATACTGACATTTTTCAAGAGATCTTTGATGAAAGTGTTATGCAAGCCATTAATCACAAAATGGTTGGTGGGAGAGTCTTGTTTACTGATTCAACTCATTTAAAGGCAAATGCAAATAAGCATAAATTTATAAAAGAAGAAGTTGAAGTGGAGACACGTGAATATGTAGAGGAATTAAATAAAGCCATTGAGGAAGATCGAGTAAAACATGGAAAAAAGCCTCTAAAGGAAAAAGAGGAGGTGAATGAAACGAAAGAAATCCGGAAGAGTACAACTGATCCGGATTGTGGATTTATGTCACGTGATAATAAGCAAGAAATGTTCTGTTATCTAGACCACCGTACAACCGATATTAAATACAATATTATAACAGATGCCTTTGTAACTCCCGGTAATGTCCATGATTCAGTTCCTTATCTCAAGCGATTAGATCGTCAAATCTCACGATTTGATTTTAACGTAGAAGCGGTGGCACTAGATTCTGGATACTTAACAAATCCAATATGTAAGGGATTATTTGATCGTGAGATCTTTGGTGTAATTGCCCACAGAAGATATCAACCGACAAGAGGACTTTTTCAAAAGTGGAAATTTACATATGATGCGGATACAGATGTATATGTCTGTCCCAATGGTGAACAATTAAATTATCGTACCACAACAAGGGAAGGATATCGTGAATATAAATCCGACTCTAAAAAATGTACAAATTGCCCTCTCCTACAACAATGTACACGGTCAAAAAATAAGCAAAAAGTGGTCACACGACATGTTTGGGAAGAACATAAAGAGAAGGTGAGACTTAACCGATTATCTTCAGGAGGAAAAATTCTTTATAAATATAGAAAAGAAACCGTAGAGCGAAGCTTTGCAGATTCAAAAGAACTGCATGGGCTTCGCTACTGCCGGTTACGAGGAATTAAAAATGCAAGTGAGCAAGTGCTACTTACAGCAGCTTGCCAGAATATGAAAAAGATTGCCAACCATCTAGCGAAACTTGGCTAG
- a CDS encoding FadR/GntR family transcriptional regulator, protein MDGKLAQVKMKSVKRKTLSNQVIDQIIDLLMSGQLNPGDKLPSEMELMEMLFVSRPVLREALSSLETIGLIHRKTRDGTYFSDKIGSNPYRIMLALSAGNIESILESRLSQELGLVTLAAEKISEFDLKRLQETIEKMEIAESDYSAVDREFHRIIAHSASNSITEGIIDPLLNMYDKTLENIALENRNKSITIQQHKDIYIALEKRDPIKSFTSMYRHLDYVRNKVLASISNLNKI, encoded by the coding sequence TTGGATGGAAAATTGGCTCAAGTCAAGATGAAATCCGTAAAAAGGAAAACGCTATCAAATCAAGTCATTGATCAGATTATTGATTTGCTTATGAGCGGGCAGCTCAATCCAGGTGATAAACTTCCTTCAGAAATGGAATTAATGGAGATGCTGTTTGTAAGTCGACCTGTTTTACGTGAAGCCTTAAGTTCATTAGAAACGATTGGTCTTATACACCGCAAAACAAGAGATGGAACCTACTTTTCAGATAAAATTGGTAGTAATCCATATCGCATTATGTTAGCGCTCTCGGCTGGGAATATTGAGTCCATTCTGGAATCACGTCTTTCTCAAGAATTAGGATTAGTAACCTTAGCGGCTGAAAAAATTTCAGAGTTTGACCTAAAACGTTTACAAGAAACAATCGAAAAGATGGAGATTGCTGAAAGTGATTATTCTGCTGTAGATCGTGAGTTTCATAGAATCATCGCACATAGCGCCAGTAATTCTATCACAGAAGGGATTATTGACCCTTTGCTAAATATGTACGATAAAACATTGGAAAATATCGCATTAGAAAATAGAAATAAAAGTATAACGATTCAACAGCATAAGGACATTTATATTGCATTAGAAAAAAGGGATCCAATTAAATCTTTTACTAGCATGTATCGACACCTAGATTATGTAAGAAATAAAGTCTTAGCTAGTATTAGTAATTTAAATAAAATATAA
- the kdgD gene encoding 5-dehydro-4-deoxyglucarate dehydratase, whose amino-acid sequence MTNNRKAPTGILGFPVTPFNESGNIDEKGLTRNITFLLEEGLEAIFVSCGAGEYHALSTKEFESTVELAMSVVDGKVPVYTGVGGNITEAIERAEISAKYGAEGYLILPPYLIEGEQQGVLDYYKTIINSTDLNAIVYNRANAVLQLDAVKKLVELPQVVGLKDGIGNMDLNIELTTAIGNRLSWLNGMPMAEVTHPAYLPLGFDSYSSAISNYIPHISRMFYNALLDDNKQLVRDLYQDVILPINRIRKQRKGYAVALIKAGMEIVGLPVSTSVRPPVTPVEKDHYQQLEQILKKAFEKYPANNKAVI is encoded by the coding sequence ATGACAAATAATAGAAAAGCACCAACAGGGATATTAGGATTTCCTGTTACACCTTTTAACGAAAGCGGAAATATTGATGAAAAGGGCTTAACTCGTAATATTACTTTTTTACTTGAAGAAGGATTAGAGGCAATCTTTGTATCTTGCGGAGCAGGGGAGTATCATGCGCTTAGCACTAAAGAATTTGAATCTACTGTTGAATTAGCAATGTCAGTAGTTGATGGTAAGGTTCCTGTTTATACAGGTGTCGGTGGTAATATAACTGAAGCGATCGAAAGAGCAGAGATTTCTGCAAAGTATGGAGCAGAAGGATATTTAATTTTACCTCCATATTTAATAGAAGGGGAACAACAAGGTGTTTTAGATTATTATAAAACAATCATTAACAGCACAGATCTAAATGCTATTGTCTATAACCGAGCAAATGCTGTTCTGCAATTAGATGCTGTCAAGAAATTAGTAGAGCTTCCACAAGTTGTTGGATTAAAAGATGGTATTGGAAATATGGATTTGAATATTGAGTTAACGACAGCAATTGGTAATCGTTTAAGTTGGTTAAATGGAATGCCAATGGCTGAAGTAACCCATCCAGCATATTTACCATTAGGATTTGATTCTTATTCATCTGCAATCTCTAATTATATTCCGCATATTTCAAGAATGTTCTATAACGCACTTCTTGATGATAACAAGCAACTAGTACGAGATCTCTATCAAGATGTGATTCTACCAATCAATCGAATTAGAAAACAAAGAAAAGGATATGCAGTTGCACTTATAAAAGCGGGAATGGAAATTGTAGGTTTACCAGTTTCAACATCAGTAAGACCGCCTGTAACACCAGTTGAAAAGGACCATTACCAACAATTAGAACAAATACTAAAGAAAGCATTTGAAAAGTACCCTGCGAATAATAAAGCAGTTATTTAA
- the kdgD gene encoding 5-dehydro-4-deoxyglucarate dehydratase, whose product MSNIRKAPTGILGFPVAPYNENGCIDEKSLTRNIEFLLDEGLEAIFIACGSGEFNAISRKEYELMIEIAVSVVDGRVPVYTGVGGNLSEATEKAETSEKLGADGYLILPPYLIEGEQEGIYQYYKAIITSTDLNAIIYQRANAVLQLEAVQRLTDFPQLVGLKDGLGNMDLNIELTQTIGSRLGWLNGMPMAEVTQPAYVPLGFDSYSSAISNYIPHISRAFYNALLKGDQQRVNEIYQDVILPINRIRKSRKGYAVSLIKAGMDIIGLPVNNTARPPIIAVEKYHYTQLEEILKTAFEKYPRNNKAVI is encoded by the coding sequence ATGTCAAATATTAGGAAAGCGCCAACAGGAATATTAGGGTTTCCAGTAGCTCCTTATAATGAGAATGGATGTATTGATGAAAAGTCTTTAACTCGTAATATTGAATTCTTACTTGATGAAGGACTAGAGGCTATTTTTATTGCTTGCGGTTCAGGTGAGTTTAATGCTATTAGTCGTAAAGAATATGAGTTGATGATAGAGATAGCAGTTTCAGTTGTAGATGGAAGGGTTCCAGTTTATACAGGGGTAGGTGGGAATTTATCAGAAGCTACTGAGAAGGCAGAAACTTCAGAAAAACTTGGAGCTGATGGATACCTGATTTTACCTCCTTACCTAATCGAAGGTGAACAGGAAGGAATTTATCAATACTATAAAGCTATCATAACAAGTACGGATTTAAACGCAATCATCTATCAAAGAGCAAATGCAGTCTTGCAATTAGAGGCAGTCCAAAGATTAACAGATTTTCCGCAGTTAGTTGGCTTAAAAGATGGACTCGGTAATATGGATTTAAATATTGAATTAACACAAACGATTGGTAGTCGTTTAGGCTGGTTAAACGGAATGCCAATGGCGGAAGTAACGCAGCCAGCCTATGTGCCATTAGGGTTTGATTCATATTCATCTGCTATATCTAACTATATTCCTCATATTTCAAGAGCATTTTATAATGCCCTACTTAAAGGGGACCAACAGCGAGTGAATGAAATCTATCAAGATGTCATTCTACCAATCAATCGTATTCGTAAATCAAGAAAAGGCTATGCGGTATCTTTAATTAAAGCGGGCATGGATATTATCGGATTACCAGTAAATAATACAGCTAGGCCACCTATTATTGCTGTAGAAAAGTATCACTACACACAACTTGAAGAAATTTTAAAAACGGCATTTGAAAAATATCCTCGAAACAATAAGGCAGTCATTTAA
- a CDS encoding tripartite tricarboxylate transporter substrate-binding protein: MKKLLSFLMVALLGLFLVACGSESTGTEEQTKEQTSETSESSDEGTAAVDLSRIRVLIGSTSTGGDTYQIADLISRNIAETLDTNIKVDAVGSERAFNELAKAKNDGSEVMVFHDMAYLGVEYGSFDEKNALENWTIGPVFATNPGNAFLTSADAPYNTMAEAAEWLKNNPSEELSVAIEAGGVSQIGFDGFYLWVKEQYGTEVSDRIKVYVTGSQKDKDQALWDGNVDIIHGSIGANNEYTKDEVDSKIKMKFLGLTAGDRVEGYDIPTFAEQGITVNGKEFVFDKEFFFILPKDIDQTFLTALDQAVAKAAETDGYQNDLLKNAYMANYKPQAESVDYLLEKRDTLRYIIQNAPKLDDIAK; this comes from the coding sequence ATGAAGAAATTATTATCTTTTTTAATGGTGGCTTTGTTAGGACTGTTTTTAGTAGCGTGTGGTAGTGAAAGTACTGGAACAGAAGAACAAACAAAAGAGCAGACATCAGAAACATCAGAATCAAGTGATGAGGGAACAGCAGCAGTTGATCTTTCTAGAATAAGGGTACTAATTGGTTCGACTTCAACGGGTGGCGACACATACCAAATCGCGGATCTAATAAGTAGAAATATAGCAGAAACATTAGATACGAACATAAAAGTAGATGCAGTCGGCAGCGAACGAGCTTTTAACGAATTAGCAAAAGCTAAAAATGACGGCAGCGAAGTTATGGTATTCCATGATATGGCATACTTAGGAGTTGAATATGGAAGCTTTGATGAAAAAAATGCCCTAGAAAATTGGACAATTGGTCCTGTTTTTGCAACAAATCCAGGGAATGCATTTTTAACGTCAGCAGATGCACCATATAACACAATGGCAGAAGCTGCTGAATGGTTAAAAAATAATCCATCAGAAGAACTTTCGGTAGCAATTGAAGCTGGTGGCGTGTCACAAATTGGTTTTGATGGTTTCTATTTATGGGTTAAAGAGCAATATGGCACCGAAGTATCAGATCGTATTAAAGTTTACGTGACTGGTTCACAAAAAGATAAAGACCAAGCACTATGGGATGGAAATGTTGATATTATTCATGGTTCCATTGGTGCCAATAACGAGTATACAAAAGATGAAGTAGACTCCAAGATTAAAATGAAGTTTTTAGGACTTACAGCTGGAGATAGAGTTGAAGGCTACGATATTCCAACTTTTGCTGAACAAGGGATTACAGTAAATGGGAAAGAGTTTGTTTTTGATAAGGAATTCTTCTTTATCCTTCCGAAGGATATTGATCAAACCTTCTTAACAGCTTTAGACCAAGCTGTTGCCAAAGCTGCAGAAACTGACGGCTATCAAAATGACTTATTGAAAAATGCGTATATGGCTAATTATAAACCACAAGCTGAATCAGTCGATTATCTACTAGAAAAGAGAGATACATTACGATATATCATCCAAAATGCACCGAAATTAGATGATATAGCAAAATAA